DNA from Phragmites australis chromosome 16, lpPhrAust1.1, whole genome shotgun sequence:
CTGACTGTTGTGAAGCCTTCTGACTTTGTGGAATATGTTTTGGCTTGTTTGGAACAACTTGCTGACTCTGGGGATCATAGTGCGAGGTCCGTTCGCCATAATCTGAGAGTCATGGTATGTACATAACTTTGTTGGCTGCAATAGCTGTAAAAACACAACATTAGTTACGCATTCTGTCAATTTCAAGGTAGTAGTATCATCATGTCTTACAGTTGTTATACTAGTTTGACCATATGTATTCTATATTGTAAAAAGTATCTCAACAAAATCATTGACAAGTACATTATTTCGATGTTTCATATAACAATCAGTCCTAGAGTAATTTGCAACACCCTCGTACTCCAAAATTACTGTGGTTTTCTCCAGGGCCAATTGGTTAAGGGTTTGGCGAAATCTAGCCATGAGTCTTGTTTGGGTAGTTGCTGTTGCTGTCCTTGTCTTGCATCGCAAATGATGTTGAGATCCATGGTTAAAAATGCCTTCGGGTGTACTCCAATTCATGTCATTTTCTATTGAGGCCTGTAGGCCGAAGGGAGGTCCCAAGTCTTATTGTTAGCCaatgtttcttgatttttttatcaatGAGAAACTCTTCTTTCAAGACATTGTGAACATGGACTCTGATTGATCATCACCTCaggggaaaaaaaaggattGTGGCTTCTAAATACTTATAGTTCATCTTTCCTAGGTTGCAGGAGGTGACGGAACAGTAGGTTGGGTGTTGGGATGTTTAGGAGACCTATATGTTCAGAACAGGGAACCTGTTCCTCCAGTTGCTGTCATACCACTTGGAACTGGAAATGATCTCTCCAGGAGCTTTGGTTGGGTAAAAgaatctctttcttttcttttacagTCTTGTGAAGCTACTTACTGCAAGTTTTTCATCACATAACAGTTATTTTCAGGGTGCTTCATTTTCTTTCTCATGGAAAGCAGCTGCTAAACGATCTCTCTACAAGGCTATTTTTGGCTCAGTTTCTTGTTTAGACAGGTGACTCGTAATTATCAGATTGAAAGTTATTAAGGTTTTGTACGCATTTTGTTgcaattttattattatattatctCTGTACTTTTTCTTGTCATTTCATTAAAAGAGGAAATCAAAGTACAACAAACAACGAGACACAAAAAACAGACCGAACACCAAGAAAATTacaaatgaacaatgcaaacaCTAGAAAAAAAAGGTCCTAAAAGAGCCTTGACCCCAGCAGAACCTGAAGAACCTAAGACCCAGCCAAAAGGACTTAGAGGTCCTTGGCACCAGTAGCACACCAAAGCGATCCTTGCACAGCCACagcctgtgccaccaattcaaCAGCAGGGGAAGCTCCATTGAACACACAATTGTTTCGTTGCTTCAATATTTCCCAAGCAACTAAAATGATGAGAGAATTTAGGCCCTTCCTATGCCGTTTGTCAACCTCTTTCAAAGCATAGCACCACCAGCTTGAAAAATGCAAACCTGTCCGGCTATGGAGCAACATCGTGCAAGCCGACCTCTTGGAGGATGCTGAACCAAACTTGTCTAGTAAACACACATGAGACTAGCAAATGTTGAATGGTCTCTTCAACCTAATCACAGAAAGGGCAAGGAGGATGAGGCAAACCGTGTTTAGCCAATATGTCTGCAGTCCAACAATGATTGAGAATTGTAAGCCATAAGAAGAACTTTCAACGCAGTGGCGCCTAAGATTTCCAAATACGTTTCCAGGGAGAAAACCTTATAGAACCAACGAAAAAGGCATTGTAGGCCGACTTACTAGAATAAACTCCCGAACCTGATAACTTCCAAACTTGTTGATCTTGCACCCCTTGCTGCAGAATCAGACCATCAAGCGAATCTCAAACTTGGAGATACTTAACAATAGCCTGAACAGAGAGAACCCCTTTAATATCCGATACCCAATTGAGGTCGACTAAAGCTTCAGCCACAAACCTTTGCTTAACAATTCTTCTCGGGATCAATGCAAAGAGATGAGAAGCAATTCACCAATTGTCCGATCATGAAGCCACCGATCCAACCAAAATCTAGTATTAGAGTCATCCCTAACTAAGGTCACCGTGGCCATAGAAAATAAAGCCCTAGTACTCGGATGGACCTGGACCTGTAATCCTAGCCATGGTCACAAAGGCTTCGTTTTCTGAAGCCAAAGTCATCTCATGCGAAGAGCCCAACTGAGAGTCGATAGATCATGAATACCGAGGCCACCATATTGAAGAGGCTTACAAACCCTTTTCCAAGAGAGTAAATTTTTTTCACCTTTTGCTTGTTCTTGACCCTTCCAAAGAAAACCGCATCTCAATTTATCAATTGTCGTAAGAATCCATTTAGGAAGATCCATAGTAATCATCTGGTAAGTGGGTGTTGCTGACAAAACATCACGAACCATCGTTAAACACCCTGCATGGTTCATCAAAGAGGCCTTCCAACTCAGAAGGTGGTCAACCACCTTGTCAACAAGAGGTTGCAACCAGGGGCGAAGCTAGGATGAATTTTATGGTGGTGCACAGCATGACCAAATGAATAATTTCTACTGCtatatgtgatcaaaatgtgcTACTTAGCACTAAGTTTTTTTCTAGCCTGGTGCCCGTGCACCAGGGAGACACAACGTGGCGTCGCCCCTGGTTGCAACTCTGATTTAGACAACTTCCTGACCAACAAGGGAAGACCCAGATAAGAACAAAGGAAATCTTTTACAAAAACAAGGCAGGATGTCCTGAATGATAGCCAACTCCATATCCCGACAATGAATAGGTGTAACAAGGCATTTGAGGATATTAGTATTAAGACCCGAAGCATCCCAAAAATCTGAAGCACATCCTTGATTAATTCCAAATCCTCGGTGACCGGTTTGATAAATaacaccacatcatcaacatataagTAAACCCGGTGTTGAAGCCCTCGTGCTGACAAAGGACACAATAGGCCATCTTGAGAAGCATGAGAGATTAAAGAATTTAGCACATCCATTACCAAAAGGAAAAGCATGGGAGAGAGAGCATCACCCTGCCTGAGACCACGATGATGCCTAATCACCTCACCCGATTCACCATTCAGTAGAACATGAGTGGAGGAACTAGAAAGCAAACCGCATAAGAGATTGCACCAACGATGATCAAAACTCAAACTACCGAGAACCTCCAAAAGAAAAGGCCATGAGACAGTCAAACGCTTTTGAGATATCCAATTTGAGGAAAGGTGAAGATCCTTACACCTATGTAAGCACGTAGCAGTTTGCTAGACCATAAGAAAATTGTCATGAATACTCCGTCCTCTAAAAAAAGCACTCTGATTAATTATCATTGTGTGGAAAGGGGCAGTTTGTCGAGCTTTGGGCTCTAGAATTGATAACTTCTCAGTTTCGATTTTGTTCGCCGAAGATGAAGGAAACAATTGGTGGTTCACGGGTGTCTATGGGCCTCGGGAAAATGAGGATAAGTTATTGTTTTTACATGAACTTCGTGATGTTCACGCGCTCTGTGATGGTCCTTGGCTGTTGGTAGGGGATTTCAATTTGATTTATCAAGTTGAGTAGAAAATTAATGGGAATTTGAATCGGGCTATGATAGGTCGTTTTCATTGCTTGATAGATAATACTGAGATGAAAGAAATCAATTTGTTGGGCCACAAGTATACTTGGTCGAATGAGCGGCTTTCTCCTACTTTGGTGAGGCTAGGCTAGTTTTTTTGTTCAGTCGATTGGGAGAGGATCTTCCTAGATTCTCTCTTTCAAAGTGTGGCCTCTTCGGTTTGTGATCATTGTTCGTTATAGCTCGGTCTCAAAGTTAACATTCAGGGCAAGCAACACTTTCATTTTGAATGTTTTTGGCCTTCTCTTCAGGATTTTCAAGAAGTGGTTAGTTTAAATTGGGAAGCCCCGGTTGCTGCTATCTGTCCTATTGAGCGTTTCCATGTTAAATTGAAAAGGTTTAGCAAGGGTCTTCAAAGTTGGAGTCAGAGGAAGGTCGGCCATGTCAAGTCTCAGTTTTCCATGGCTAAAGAGATCCTACATTGGCTTGAAATTGCTCGGGATCATCATCCTCTCACAATTATAGAGGATTGGTTGAGATTGAAATTGAAGAAACATTGCCTTGGTTTGGCTTCTCTTGATCGCATGATTGCGAGGCAGCGATCTTGTATTCTTTATCTGAAGGAGGGGGGCTAATACATCATTTCAGCAGGCAAGATACCGCAAGAGGAAAAATTTTATAGCAAAATTTCAAGTGGATGATCTTACTGTCACATCTCAAGTTGATTAGCAGTCAGCTGTGTTTGACTTCTATTCTAATTTTTTGGGTTCTTCGAAGCAAAGATTTATTACTCTTAATTTGGGTATGCTTCATCAACAACAGCATTCTTTGGGCTATCTTGATGAGCTATTTTCTAAGGAGGAAGTGTGGACAACGATCAGAGATTTCCCACAAGACAAAGCTCTGGGTCTCGATGGATTTACCGAGCGGTTCTATAGGTCTTGTTGGTCTATTATTCAAGATGATTTGATGGGTGCGCTGTTAGCAATGCAACAAGGGAGGTGTGCCAATTTGAGGTTTCTTAACTCTGCGTTTCTCACTCTTTTGCCTAAAAAAGTGGATGCTATTCATGTGAAGGATTATCGTTCTATTAGTTTGATTCATAGTTTTAGGAAATTGGTCGCCAAAATATTGGCCAATTGGTTAGCGCCAAAATTATCTCTGTACTTTAACCCGCCCCCCCTCTATATCTTGATATCACTTGAACAAGGACCATCAGTGCCATATCCCTCTGTTTCCAAAGACAAGTTGTTTCAGACATCAACATGACCTCCTCCAATTTAGTCATTCCATTTGAAAAATATATCTATTTGTAAACGAAGAAAGTACCAACTATCTACATCGACCATTATGCTTAGCTTTATAGAATTTTTCATGCACATCGTGTTAACCTAGTAGGTTTCTATTCCCATATCATGAAATAGGACTTTCCTTTTTTATGAAAGCCAGTGCAATGTTGATAATACATGTTGGCTTTAGGGGTGTTACTTTGGTGGGACATCACGCAGTGATTAAATCGACAGACCACGACTGCTGTCCTAGAAGTTTTCATGTCCATGTTAAAGCCTTTAGAGGAATTATTTATATGAAAGATAGCTCATGCTTAAAATGATCTTGCTATCTGTATAGCTTCTCATTTAGCTAGCTTGGTACTTGATGTTTGTTTTCTCTATTCACTCATGGCATGTTATTTTCATCCTCACACCAACTATAGTCTCATAATTTATCTTTATGACCAAGTTCCTTCTTCAATAGGTAAGATTTGTACACCCAGTTTGTTGTGGCTTGTGGCTGGTGGAGGGTTTCGAAGGTAGTAATCATTGCTGACAGCAGGGCGAGACCAATCCCTGCGTCGCCTCCCTGTCGTGGTACTGTTGGAGAAGAACGAGAGAGGAGTTTGGCCgcaagggagagagagagagagagagagagagagagagagagagagagagatgggacTTCTAGTTGCTTGCTTGATTATGAGTATTGCCTCTCCTTATAGAGAGGAGGATACAATCCAAATCTGACTCCAAATGCTAACTTACCTAATTTTATCTCCTGCTGAATTGAAAACTAACTCAAACCAAATCTCCTAACCAAATAAATTTGATTCCTCCCAAACCTAATCTCTTAATAAAAGGAAACTTATCTGGATTTTGTCAGAGTCCATGGCTACATCGGCTACCAAGACCACGTGGCCTAAATAAGCCACCGACTCCTCACCGAAGGAGCACTTGGAGTGCTTGGTGAAGAGCTTATGTTTGCACAGTAAGGACAACACAGCCTAGAGATGTTGGAGATGAGCTGACCTGGACGAGTTGTACATGAGTATGTCATTGAAGAAGGTGAGGTAGAAGCGGCGGAGGTAGGGGCGCGGGACTTCATTCATCAATGCTTGGAACGTAGTCGGTGCGTTCGTGAGGCTGAACTGCATGGCCAAGAACTCGTACAGTCCCTCGTACGTCCAGAACGTTGTCTTGGCCACGTATGCGGGATGCATGCGCACTTGGTGGTGCCTTAACGGAGATCGAGCTTGTTGAAGAACATGGCTCCGCAAAGCTAGTCTAGTAGTTCGTCAACCACTAGGATGGGAAACTTGTCATTCACCATGCGATCCTTGAGGACGCAATAATCGACACACATGCGCCGCAAACCATTTGCCTTCTTGACGAGTAGAACCGGCGCCAAGAAGGCCGATGTGTTGCGCCTGATGACACCCTGCTCCTCCAAGGCACGACACTGGCGCTCTAGCTCATCCTTGTGGGACACTAGGTACCGGTATGAGTGAACTGTGACCGAGTCGGTCCCCGACACCTGGTGGATGTGGTGGTCCCAGGAACGAGGTGGTGGCAGCTCGCGTGGCAGGCGCATGTACTATTGCTACAAGCAGTTGGTTAGGTGGAACGATGCCCACTAGACCTTGTTGTCCTCCTCGTGTGTGCATACCCCCCCCCCTTGAAGAACTGCTCGAACCGGTTAAGGTACAAAAGGGGATTGGTCTTCCTGTCGTACTTGGGAAAGTCGAGCTTGTGGAAGCGAGGAAGACGATCTGTGTCGCGGTCATCCACGCGCGCACCATGGGTGTGACCGTCGGAGTAACCGCTGGCGTGTGGGTTCAACAGTATGCCGTCGCCTCCTGGTGCGCGTGACGATGATGTGGAGTCGCACTGAGCCTCCAGACGCATGATAACGATGTAGTGTGCCCGTTGTTGAGTGTCAATTTCGCGTAGTGTGGCTTCCATGGTGTCAAGCTTCTTCACCTTCTGCAAGATGATATCCAGAGTGGCCTGGTCAGCTGAGGTAGCCTCGTCGCCTGAACTCAGCATGGTGGGGATCTCAGGAAGGTCTTATTCTAATACCAAGATATTGTGAATTGCGGAGGGTTCCGAAGGTAGTAGTCGTGGTTGACGGCAAGGCGAGACCAATCCATTGTGCCGCCTCCCCGTCGTGGTACTgttggagaagaagaccaagagagGAGTTCGGccgcagggggggggggagagagagagagagagagagagagagagaggacttTTAATTGCTTGATTTATTATGAGtattgcctctccttatatagggaGGAGGATACAATCCAAATCTAACTCCAAATCctaaattatcaaatttatctCTTGCTGAATTGGAAATTAACTCAAACCAAATATCCTAACCAAATAAAACTGATTCCTACCAAACCTAATCTCATAATAGAAggaaacttatctcctaatccTAATAAACTACTGCtgttcttgccgccgctccctcCTTCCTTTTGCGGTGTGCATATGATCGGGCCCACATAACATAGTTTTACCACTTCCAATGGCTCATATTATGTTGCCTTTGTGCAGTTGGCTTGTTGTTGTTTCTATGCCTGAAGgcacaaaagaagaagaagaagaattggACCTCCCTCACTCCCTTAGGCATCTCGGAGAGTGTACATTTTATGATGTAATGCACCAATGCTTCTAGATTATCTTCTTGGATTGTCGCAATGATGCCTTATGCTCGACTAAGATAAGTCTCTCTTTCCTTCAGGATGGCACTGCTGAGGGAGAGTTGCCTGAGACAGTGTCTTGCTTTGATGGTGTTTTCTATAATTACTTCAGCATAGGTACTTTCTTTTTTCACAGTCTCTTTGTTAAGAACATATTTGTTAGTGTCTCCTTTAAATCTTTAGATTATTTAGTTGTTTGGAAAAATCCTGGGTACAGTTACTTCTTATATTGTATATTATAGGTAAAACAATCTTGTTTCATTTGACCCATTTTTTAATATCCATCGTGCTTCCTATGTTGCATCATATCAATTTGAAGGATCTTCAAGATCCTGTCTTTCGTTAGTTCAGGTAAGAAGAATTAGGTAGCAAACTGTTCCAAATGCGGATAAACACCTGTGATGTGTTCTCAAAAAGAACCTGGGATTTTTTgtgctttatttatttttatttactaATAATGGCAACTAATAATACTTTCTTAGTGCTACATTGGAGATAATGAGATGAAATCGTCTCTCAGTagtccccctccccccccccccccccaatttctGGTACCCTTTAAACTCATGTTCAGCGTCAGAGAAGATGACATTAGGGACATTAGGACAATATGTATTGATGGGGTTTTGTTCCTCATCACAATATGTTGCCAATTGTAATCTGTTCATTACATAGGTACCTTAACTATGGGCCTTGACCATACACTTCCTTTGTAATGCAGGAATGGATGCGCAAGTGGCTTATGGATTTCATCATTTACGTGACGAGAAGCCATTTCTTGCAAGTGGACCTTTATCTAATAAGGTAATCAACTTGGGGATGCCCTTTCCCACATTTATGAAAACTCAACTGCTCATCAGTCCAAACCCTAACATTGATCGTTCAGGTTTTGCATATCCTTATTGATGCATGCTTGCAATGTTTGGGTCAGCATGACTATCTATAGGAGATCTGCAGTCAATGTAGTGAAAGTTTCAATGGCAACTAACAAGTCAATTATGCTACCATTTatttagaaaaaggaaaaaatgaataacagatatttttttctttgagtaATCCACAAAACAATATCTCAGTCCTAACCAAAAGGGAAGAATCACTGTTTTCAGCTACATTTTTCAAACTATTAACATTATGTTATTTGGCAGCTAAGCGAAGGTAAGATATGAATGTTAAGTGTGGTATATTTAGTAACATGTATAGGCCCAACTATTTTACGGTTGGCTCAAGAAGGCCCGTGTCTCTTACCTCTCTCTTGTTAAGTGTCGTATATTTAGTAAGGGATGTATGTCCCTAACTAGTTTACGCCTTTACCGTTGGCTCATGAAGGCTCATGTTTCTCACCTGTAGCAATAATTATAAGGAGTACATAGAATAATCTCTTTTCTTCCGTAAGTTAACAATGAACCCGAAAACCTGCAGCTTAAGGATTACATATTTTATACTTAAAACAATGATAACTCCAGAATTTAGGGTTCCACTGCATGAATTGAAGCGTGCCTTATCCAATGGATAGTTCTTTTAATTTCCTGTTGGTCAAGGTACAAATTTGGacatgtgaatttttttagagaacttTGTAATTTGCTGACCAGTAAATTTCATATTGGCCActgaaatttatttatttttcagcaAAAGGTGTAGATTTCTTCCATAATACTACATACTGCTgattcatttattatttgcaatTGCCATTAGTAACTGCTAGTCAACCCTAACTGAAATGCATAAATAACCTCTTTGCCCCTATCAGGTTTAAGTAACAAAGGAAGAAAACTCTCACCCTCACTTCCTTCAAAAATTGTTGAGCACAATACACTCACTGGCACTTGTTCTAGAGAAGTGTTTTGATGTTATTTCCCTTATCTTCCTCAGACAGGATAAGAGCAGAGAGatattttttgcatttttttaggACTGACAACAACagcaaataagaaaaaaagaatagaaTGTTGAagttgcattgaagaaaaatgCAACTCCACAGTGGCAGAAACAAAATTAGACCCTTCTGTGTGGCAAATGTGAACTTTTCCATATGACCTGTATTTCTAAAACACTTTTAGAGTGAGCATTTCTAACTAAATTACTGATTGGCTGATTTTGTGACAGTTAATTTACGCAGGATATACCTGCAAGCAAGGATGGTTCTTTACACAGTGCATTAGTGACCCTGAACTAAGGTACGGTAGCTGGTactctttttttgtttgttttaatgTATCTTACCTTTTTGCAAATGCCTACATGTCTAGCAACGCCGCTGATCAAGTGACTATCCTAATATTTAAAggtttttatttgtttgaaaaATGACCTGAATAATGTGTCCATTTTAAACCTTCAACTATCGTGTGAGTCCAAACATCAATGAGGGCTGTTTTTTAAACAGTTTTCATAGTGCAGGGTTTGTGTTTTAGATGGTTTTAGAGTTGCAGGTATGTATTTGGACTCATACCATAGTTGAAGGTCGTAAGTTGgagattttcctttttctaataGTCAAATGGGTTTTACTCGCAAAGAGTATCATGTGATGCGATTTGAACCATGTCTCTGAAAACATCCTTGCACTAGTTTACACCAAATGCCAGTAATCTCATACTATTCAGTTGCTGGCAATGATGGATTAGGACTGGTTTAGTCTTTATTTTCGATGTCCAAAAACTCAAGCTGTAATCTTCCTTTCTTCTAAATTCTAATTGtatttgttgtttttttatgaaaaatatattttattagttaTTTAAGACTTTCTGCAGTTTTTCATTCAATCCAAAATCGAAGTCCAACTCATCCATGACTTCAAAATATTGTTCACTATAGTAGACTCCTTGCTTTTAAACCTTCAGATCCAGACAAATATTTCGGTTATCAGGAGTTATTCACCAGCAGCACTGATTTCGCAATCCAGAGTAGCAGAGCTGTATAGGAACTCTCACTTTGTTCTTCCATAATATGCAGGGGATTGAGGAGCATTATCCGTTtggcaatcaagaagatggacAGCTCTGAGTGGGAGAACATTCCTGTACCATCAAGGCAAGCTGACAATCTCTCGCTACTTTGGGCTAGCTAGGGATCATGCTTCGACATATAGAAAATGAAATTCAACTCATTTGACAAAAATGCTGTAATGCAGTGTGAGGGCCATTGTTGCATTAAACCTTCACAATTATGCAAGCGGAAGGAACCCATGGGGAAACTTGAAGCCTGAATATTTGGAGAAAGTGTGTTGAGTAAATTACTGTGATCATTTATGTCCTCAATTTCATTACAATAGTCTTCTGATACATTCATTTATGCCAATAGAGAGGATTTGTTGAAGCCCAATCGGATGATGGTCTTCTCGAAATATTTGGATTGAAGCAAGGGTGGCATGCATCTCTCGTGATGGTTGAACTTATATCTGCCAAGCACATAGCTCAGGTACTTGCTCCCTACACAAGAAGTGGTTTGAGTGATTATTCAAAATGATGATTATCTATTCGAATCTTTATTCTCATAACTGTGCATTGCCTTTTGTGAATATCATTAGAAGAGGGGTGGTTCTCCATCTGTACAGTATTTGGTACGGCAACTGATAAACTGTTATATGCTCACTTTTCCTTAGAAGAGTTTCATGTTTCACTAAACCTGTTAATGCAAAATTTGAATACCAAAATGTATTTCACTGTGCAGTACAGTTCAAGTTCAGTAAGACTGAAAGGAGATCACACTGGAGTTAAACTTTTATTTTATCTTGTGACTTGTTAGCAAATGGCACAAATGAAACCAAAAAGATATTCTATAAacgagaaaaaatcaactataAAAAGTATTATTGGTTTTTTGCAACCACTTTTAGAAGAAATCATATAATTTTGTCCCGCTATGCCATTTTCAGGCAGCCGCAATCCGGATAGAGATCAAAGGTGGCCAATGGCGGGACGCATTCATGCAAATGGATGGGGAGCCATGGAAGCAACCACTTAGCTCCGAGTATTCGACATTTGTTGATATAAAGAAGGTGCCTTACCCCTCACTGATAATCAACGGTGGAGATCGTTAGTTGGAGACCATATTTTGTGCCATGGCCTAGCTGGAGCAGCCAAGAAAATTTTCCAGCTTCCAGCTTGGAGCTCGATGAACTCCAGGCACAGCACAATCTTGATCACGGTTGCCTGAAATCTTAACAACTGTATATTGAGTTGAGGATGTACGCAGAACAACGGAATGCAATGGCGTGTCTGTGCTTTGATCGCAATGCTTAACTGAATTTCCGTGTACTGCATCAAGCTAGTGCTGGTTATGTTCGGTAATTTGAGGACGGTAGTTTCGACCCTACTGATTGCTACCAGATTGAAAGAGAGGTGAGAGACAAGTTGTCACCATTCCTTTCTGGATGTACAAGGAAACCTTACAGAAATTATGTTTTCCCAACTGGTGAGAATCAGCATGGCATCTAAATTTTTTGACTAAGATGCTATGGCTTGCATCCCACTGATTACATACAGCGATGTGTAAATTGCGTCCTAGACTTTTGAACAAGCTACCAAAGGAGTAGCACCAGTATGGAGGGCGGGAAATGTAGTGTAGAAAAGGGTATTGCTATAATCTACTTGGGTGTTTCTGCCCCTTCCATCACTTGATTTTTcatctcctcctctccacccTCTTCTCCGATGGTGAGATCTGACAAtgacttctccatctccggcaTGATCCAACTTGATCTGTTCCATCTCGGATAAGCTCCGGTGAGACGAGAGGTTAGGGTTTCGGGGTTCTCTATCTAAAACCTGGAAATTTGAGTGATGGGAGGGGCTAAAAATGACCGGGGTAATGGGCAACCGACTAAGCcgggttttttttatttttgcaaattttattGAGGTTTTGGCGCGTGTTTTCCCGCCAACTTGTTTTGGATGTCACGGTGGCGACGGCATGCAGCCACGTAAACAACTTTAGTTGCGGTACATGCAAATTTTTAAGAGAAGATAGAGGGGATTAGATGGGCCGCACAAGGGAAAAGATAGATAGCAATCAGGCGAATGCGTAGCCCACCACTCGCACTCAAATCTTTCGAAAGAAGCCAAGCCCGCCTTCCTCGGCGTCGGGCGACCTTGGCCGGCATCGGCAGAGCCGGCGAGCGGCGGGCAGGTGCTCGGGCGGCAGCGGCTGCGCAAGGACGCGCGGCACCAGGCGCACGTGGGAGCTGCACTGCGGCAGGAGGCGGGCGCCCGGCGCCGCAGCTGCTCTGCAAACAAGGCATGGATGGAACCGGGCGTGCAAAATGGAAGCCGCGCGGACTGGTCATGTCCCAATGTCAGATGTGAGTAGCAAGAGCCAGGAGAGCCTCGCCTCACCAATCCGCAGCTAGCGTCCCTGGGGTCACACCAAAGTTCCCCAGAACCTGTTGTACCTTCATCAATTTTAAAACCAGTTCGATCAAAAGGTGTAGGAGAAAAAATTTATAGGACCGGGTCTCCCGTGAGACCCTTTCTCTGCGTCCGACACCAGGAGCTAACACACCTGACGTGTCATGCAGCTAGTGGAGGACAAGAGGGTCTCACGGGGTCTATCCTTATTGGATCCTATAAAATTCCTAGACCCACCTTAATCAGATGGCGCATAACGCTTCTTCCTTTCAGATCCGTTGGCCATCAGTTCGCCAAATAGATAATATAACATGCAAGGTTCTCCCCGGATGATAAACCATCTCATGTCAATATATGTTTGGGATATGGTAATTCTGCCACCCTAAAATAAAAcgtgagaaaaaagaaaaatatatagctTAAGAAGATAGTACCTCAGTTATAGTTAAATATATGATTGGGTGCCGTACTTTTCCTCTTTTCATATAGCTTGAGAAGATAATA
Protein-coding regions in this window:
- the LOC133895822 gene encoding diacylglycerol kinase 4-like — translated: MSSLWSSTSSPTPAERDREAPPRSPRSPTPPPPPLVGALIESLSFRSCGFGRAAASAFQKEDLRARAALPHRLLAAVHAALRARNPAAGAFAFDGDGEGRGACNPWFDPAAHDDAPESPLFAFVNPRSGGRLGPVLKTRLQELIGEDQVFDLTVVKPSDFVEYVLACLEQLADSGDHSARSVRHNLRVMVAGGDGTVGWVLGCLGDLYVQNREPVPPVAVIPLGTGNDLSRSFGWGASFSFSWKAAAKRSLYKAIFGSVSCLDSWLVVVSMPEGTKEEEEELDLPHSLRHLGECTFYDDGTAEGELPETVSCFDGVFYNYFSIGMDAQVAYGFHHLRDEKPFLASGPLSNKLIYAGYTCKQGWFFTQCISDPELRGLRSIIRLAIKKMDSSEWENIPVPSSVRAIVALNLHNYASGRNPWGNLKPEYLEKRGFVEAQSDDGLLEIFGLKQGWHASLVMVELISAKHIAQAAAIRIEIKGGQWRDAFMQMDGEPWKQPLSSEYSTFVDIKKVPYPSLIINGGDR